In the genome of Candidatus Zixiibacteriota bacterium, one region contains:
- a CDS encoding HAMP domain-containing protein, with amino-acid sequence MFKNLKINTKLIAIFLLIGLIPLGLVGISTLNTSTDALEGAAFNQLSSLRDVKKGQIEKFFGEREGDMGVLTETVGTLRLEAFNKLMAVQAIKKNQIETFFGERLGDAQVLANNPYTIQACKDLGKANNAAKTKGLSGLGLLQDAKFSLTYETYKPTFENYMEEYGYYDVFLVDPNQGDVFFSVTQEPDFGTVLSREGTSLTSAWEKCLTSGAPALADMAQYAPSNNVPAMFVACPVFDGREAVGAVALQISTEAINNIMQERSGMGESGECYLVGSDLKMRSNSYLDPTNHSISASLNGSVAQNGVDTKAGRESSTGNSGMEVIQDYNDNPVLSVYSPVEIGDVTWGCIAEIDAAEAFCPKDENGTYFFQKYQEMYGYYDLFLINPDGYCFYTVAKEADYQTNFLSGQYSSSNLGALVRNVSSTKGFGFADFAPYAPSNGDPCAFVAQPCTYNGKVEMIVALQLPLDAVNSIMQERAGLGETGETYLIGSDKLMRSDSYLDQTGHSVSASFAGTVDRNGVDTDASRDALSGNTDSKIIIDYNGNPVLSSYAPLDVFGTRWAIIAEIDESEAFAAASSMQTSTITIAVIMIALIVVVGWFFARSISKPISNMAEIAQGISTGDINHTVNVTTNDEIGVLGKSFTSLIDYMKELAGAAEKIAENDLTIDIDPKSEQDVLGHSFKTMTTNLTGMVRQMGDNSTQLVSAATEVASASEQMSRGAKDQTDQVTQVSTAVEEMTATIVESARNAGDATEGANAASQNATNGGQIVNETIQGMQRIADVVRESAESIAKLAASADQIGEIIGVIDDIADQTNLLALNAAIEAARAGEQGRGFAVVADEVRKLAERTGKATGEITGMIKGIQQGTEEAVGSMETGVQEVDQGRVLADKAGNSLTEIVNMSQSVMDQIQQMATASEEQSSAAEQISKNIENVASIARESATGAEQSATAAEELNRQAEGMQQMVARFKVKQEA; translated from the coding sequence ATGTTTAAGAATCTTAAGATCAACACCAAACTGATCGCAATCTTCCTGCTGATCGGTTTGATTCCATTGGGATTGGTGGGAATCTCCACTCTCAACACCTCAACTGACGCCCTTGAAGGTGCAGCCTTCAACCAGCTGTCATCGCTCCGCGATGTCAAGAAGGGCCAGATTGAGAAGTTCTTCGGCGAGCGCGAAGGTGACATGGGCGTGCTGACGGAGACAGTCGGTACCCTGCGCCTGGAGGCGTTCAACAAACTGATGGCCGTTCAGGCTATCAAGAAGAACCAGATCGAGACTTTCTTTGGCGAACGCCTGGGAGATGCTCAGGTGCTGGCTAACAATCCGTACACAATTCAGGCCTGCAAAGACCTTGGCAAAGCCAATAATGCAGCCAAGACAAAAGGGTTATCCGGTCTGGGGTTGTTACAGGACGCGAAGTTCAGTCTCACCTACGAGACTTACAAACCGACTTTTGAAAACTACATGGAAGAGTACGGTTATTATGATGTCTTCCTGGTCGACCCCAATCAGGGCGATGTCTTCTTCTCAGTTACTCAGGAGCCAGACTTTGGCACCGTGTTGAGCAGAGAAGGGACCAGTCTGACGAGTGCCTGGGAGAAGTGTCTCACTTCGGGTGCACCGGCTCTGGCCGACATGGCGCAGTATGCTCCATCAAACAACGTCCCGGCCATGTTTGTGGCCTGCCCGGTCTTCGATGGCCGTGAAGCAGTCGGCGCTGTGGCTCTTCAGATTTCCACCGAGGCCATCAACAACATCATGCAGGAGCGTTCCGGTATGGGTGAATCGGGCGAGTGTTATCTCGTCGGTTCTGACCTGAAAATGCGTTCCAATTCATATCTTGATCCAACCAACCACTCAATTAGTGCCTCCCTCAATGGTAGTGTCGCCCAAAACGGCGTTGACACCAAAGCGGGCCGCGAGTCTTCAACCGGCAACTCCGGCATGGAAGTAATCCAGGATTACAACGACAACCCGGTACTGTCAGTCTATTCTCCGGTGGAGATTGGGGACGTCACCTGGGGTTGTATCGCTGAAATTGATGCTGCTGAAGCGTTCTGTCCCAAGGATGAGAACGGGACATATTTCTTCCAGAAATATCAGGAGATGTACGGCTATTACGACTTGTTCCTGATCAACCCGGATGGTTACTGTTTCTACACGGTAGCGAAGGAAGCTGATTATCAGACCAACTTCCTTAGTGGCCAGTACTCAAGCTCAAACCTCGGCGCCCTGGTTCGCAACGTCAGTAGCACGAAGGGCTTCGGCTTCGCCGACTTTGCTCCTTACGCTCCAAGTAACGGTGACCCCTGTGCTTTTGTGGCCCAGCCATGTACATATAATGGCAAGGTCGAGATGATCGTCGCCCTGCAGTTGCCGCTTGATGCTGTTAATTCGATCATGCAGGAACGAGCGGGTCTGGGTGAGACCGGTGAGACATATCTCATTGGTTCAGACAAGCTGATGCGTTCCGACTCATATCTTGATCAGACCGGTCACAGTGTATCCGCCTCGTTTGCAGGTACCGTGGATCGCAACGGTGTTGATACTGATGCGTCGCGTGATGCTCTGTCCGGCAATACTGATTCGAAGATAATCATTGATTACAATGGTAACCCGGTGCTGTCATCTTATGCGCCGCTTGATGTCTTCGGCACCCGCTGGGCTATCATTGCTGAGATCGATGAATCGGAAGCGTTTGCTGCCGCCAGTTCAATGCAGACTTCTACGATTACCATCGCGGTCATCATGATCGCTCTGATCGTAGTTGTAGGTTGGTTCTTTGCCCGCTCGATTTCGAAGCCTATTTCAAATATGGCTGAGATCGCTCAGGGTATCTCGACCGGTGATATCAATCATACCGTCAACGTTACGACCAACGATGAAATTGGTGTGTTAGGAAAATCTTTCACCTCTTTGATTGATTATATGAAAGAGCTTGCTGGTGCAGCAGAGAAAATCGCCGAGAACGATCTTACAATAGATATTGATCCTAAGTCCGAGCAGGATGTTCTCGGTCACAGCTTCAAGACCATGACCACCAACCTGACCGGTATGGTACGCCAGATGGGTGACAACTCGACTCAACTCGTCTCGGCCGCCACAGAAGTTGCCTCCGCGTCAGAACAGATGTCGCGTGGTGCCAAGGATCAGACCGACCAGGTGACCCAGGTCTCGACGGCGGTTGAAGAGATGACAGCCACCATCGTAGAGTCCGCCAGGAATGCTGGTGACGCCACCGAAGGCGCAAACGCCGCCTCCCAAAACGCCACCAATGGTGGCCAGATTGTCAACGAGACAATCCAGGGCATGCAGCGAATCGCTGATGTCGTTCGCGAATCAGCTGAGTCTATCGCCAAACTGGCTGCATCGGCTGATCAAATTGGCGAGATTATTGGTGTCATTGATGACATCGCCGACCAGACCAACCTCCTGGCTCTCAATGCTGCCATCGAAGCGGCTCGCGCCGGCGAACAGGGACGCGGCTTTGCCGTCGTAGCTGATGAGGTCAGAAAACTGGCCGAGCGCACGGGCAAGGCGACCGGTGAGATTACCGGCATGATTAAAGGTATCCAGCAGGGGACCGAAGAAGCCGTTGGTTCGATGGAAACCGGTGTTCAGGAAGTCGATCAAGGTCGGGTACTGGCTGACAAGGCCGGTAACAGTCTGACTGAAATTGTCAATATGTCGCAGAGCGTCATGGACCAGATCCAGCAGATGGCGACAGCCTCTGAGGAACAGTCTTCAGCAGCTGAGCAGATTTCCAAGAACATTGAGAACGTAGCTTCAATCGCCAGAGAGTCGGCCACCGGAGCCGAACAGTCAGCGACGGCAGCGGAAGAGCTAAACCGTCAGGCGGAAGGCATGCAGCAAATGGTCGCTCGGTTCAAGGTCAAACAGGAAGCGTAA
- a CDS encoding chemotaxis protein CheW: MGKETDKSFDELIQLVSFKLGQEEFGVDIIKVQEINRMVPITKVPQAPHYCEGIINLRGKVIPVIDLRKKFEMSVEEWTKNTRIIVVDINNSVTGMIVDAVDEVLRIPRSTIEPAPPVISSVNSDYINGVAKLEESLLIFLNIGRIAGEAREEIGEVEELLA, translated from the coding sequence ATGGGCAAAGAGACAGACAAGTCCTTCGATGAGCTAATCCAATTGGTTTCATTCAAGCTTGGTCAGGAAGAGTTTGGCGTGGACATTATCAAGGTCCAGGAGATCAACCGGATGGTCCCGATCACGAAGGTTCCTCAGGCACCGCACTATTGCGAGGGAATAATCAATCTCCGCGGTAAAGTGATTCCGGTCATTGATCTGCGTAAGAAGTTCGAGATGAGTGTCGAGGAATGGACCAAGAACACCCGAATCATTGTTGTTGATATCAATAATAGTGTCACCGGCATGATTGTGGATGCGGTCGATGAAGTTCTTCGGATTCCACGCTCGACTATCGAGCCAGCTCCTCCCGTCATCAGCTCAGTGAACTCTGACTATATCAATGGAGTTGCCAAACTGGAAGAGAGCCTTCTTATCTTCCTGAACATCGGTCGTATCGCCGGTGAGGCGAGAGAAGAGATTGGTGAAGTGGAAGAATTACTAGCTTAG
- a CDS encoding methyltransferase domain-containing protein, protein MNDDHHSWPDENRIHCLEDQEVIVRDFACDGLVLDIGGGGEGVIGRLKGREVIAIDNRRKELEEAPDGPIKVVADAASLPFLDNTFPTTTAFFTFMFMDEKTHPQVMAEVFRTLREGGQFLLWDIHSPIREGSNKDIFAFKILIRLPHETITPAYGGRRPNKVHDLNYYRRLVSAAGLRFVRAEETGLTFFIQFEKPYTG, encoded by the coding sequence ATGAACGACGATCATCATTCATGGCCGGATGAAAACCGGATACACTGCCTTGAAGATCAGGAAGTAATCGTCAGGGATTTTGCATGTGACGGCCTCGTCCTCGACATTGGTGGCGGGGGAGAAGGCGTGATTGGCCGGCTGAAGGGTCGTGAAGTAATAGCAATAGACAACCGAAGGAAAGAGCTTGAAGAAGCTCCGGACGGTCCGATCAAGGTTGTCGCTGATGCTGCCAGTCTACCGTTTCTTGACAACACCTTTCCGACCACAACAGCATTCTTCACCTTTATGTTCATGGATGAGAAAACTCACCCACAGGTTATGGCCGAAGTATTCAGAACCCTCCGAGAGGGTGGACAGTTCCTTCTCTGGGATATCCATTCACCGATTCGAGAAGGCAGTAATAAAGACATCTTTGCCTTCAAGATATTGATCCGCCTTCCCCATGAGACCATCACCCCTGCCTATGGCGGCCGGCGGCCGAACAAAGTACATGACCTTAATTACTATCGGCGTCTGGTCTCGGCGGCAGGTCTTCGGTTCGTTCGAGCGGAAGAGACCGGATTAACATTCTTCATTCAGTTTGAAAAACCTTACACAGGATAG
- a CDS encoding phosphotransferase, translating to MDQRSQTIFTEHKDFVLSEVASRYGIKESQLTRLGSFESFVYEFEQQSRQYILKITHSIHRSADAIRGELDWTNFLADHGVSVGRAISSINGEMVEIVGVDDSHFLVYAFEKVDGHCPGKDDWSDQLFQNWGETLGKMHAATKNYNPPSSALKRHEWHEDEYRDPDKYLPADQPLVIQRCHEVEQRLHALPADVDSYGLIHSDLHHGNFFVTESGITVFDFDDCHYDWFSNDIAITLFYMLRDESIGENVPFARRFLEGIMTGYEWENHLDLKWMKCIPDFLKLREIELYIIIHAEDAHNLNGWCHRFMENRRERIEDDVPVIDMEFS from the coding sequence ATGGACCAGAGAAGCCAGACCATATTTACGGAGCATAAGGATTTCGTTCTGTCCGAGGTTGCGAGTCGATACGGTATTAAGGAAAGCCAGCTCACTCGTCTGGGTTCATTCGAGAGCTTTGTCTACGAGTTCGAACAACAGAGCAGGCAGTATATTCTCAAAATAACCCATAGCATTCATCGCTCGGCGGATGCAATCAGGGGAGAGCTTGATTGGACCAATTTTCTAGCGGATCACGGCGTGTCTGTCGGGAGAGCCATTTCGTCGATCAACGGCGAGATGGTTGAGATTGTCGGTGTTGATGATTCCCATTTTCTCGTCTACGCTTTCGAAAAGGTAGATGGTCATTGTCCGGGCAAAGATGACTGGAGTGATCAGCTGTTTCAAAACTGGGGGGAGACTCTCGGGAAGATGCACGCCGCGACGAAGAACTACAATCCTCCAAGCTCTGCTCTCAAACGACACGAGTGGCACGAGGATGAGTATCGCGATCCAGACAAATATCTGCCGGCCGATCAGCCGTTAGTGATACAACGATGCCATGAAGTTGAACAACGTCTGCATGCTCTACCCGCCGATGTTGATTCTTATGGGCTGATCCACAGTGATCTACATCATGGGAATTTCTTTGTGACAGAAAGTGGCATCACCGTCTTCGATTTTGACGACTGTCACTATGATTGGTTTTCCAACGACATTGCCATTACGTTGTTCTATATGCTGCGGGACGAATCGATCGGGGAGAATGTCCCCTTTGCACGTCGATTCCTCGAAGGGATAATGACCGGATACGAGTGGGAGAACCACCTGGACCTGAAATGGATGAAGTGCATTCCCGATTTCCTGAAGCTGCGCGAAATTGAGCTGTACATCATCATTCACGCTGAGGATGCCCACAATCTCAACGGTTGGTGTCATAGGTTCATGGAGAACCGTAGAGAGCGTATTGAGGATGATGTGCCGGTTATTGATATGGAATTCTCATAG
- a CDS encoding GNAT family N-acetyltransferase, with product MFTVMHINHPDFTDQYWRSYYDMFVELRNRYGAMFSSVTWEELRDRQLSFIKKEDCCSSMVLLDGDDVVGWMQFIISHRGTTNENAHIFTELVDADVPPAIVTTMANELARLMDKYGCSKTHTMAELEHMCDVFRQFGAEQLCKLDTFKLHRDNVNRSVIEDWLDTIPQQNADLKLEFFDEPPDRYIENLAQLLTDTLREMPEEHDTGTPFHVSTDDIRRQTQWRKENNSAAPKVLLVDNDNKLVGISNVFLSLTNPREVYQAMTGVRSDYRRRGLAKWLKAAMFTEMERRYPKFEKLTTNMRAVNEPIRRINAQMGYKLVHEGFEFTLRREHLEQYLSKSV from the coding sequence GTGTTCACCGTAATGCATATCAACCATCCGGATTTCACTGACCAGTATTGGCGAAGCTACTACGACATGTTTGTTGAACTACGTAACAGGTATGGAGCAATGTTCTCCTCCGTGACTTGGGAAGAACTTCGTGACCGTCAACTGTCGTTCATAAAGAAGGAGGACTGCTGTAGTTCGATGGTTCTTCTGGACGGAGATGACGTTGTTGGTTGGATGCAATTCATCATCAGCCATCGTGGCACCACCAATGAGAACGCTCATATTTTTACTGAACTGGTAGATGCGGATGTTCCTCCGGCAATAGTGACGACAATGGCCAATGAACTCGCTCGTCTGATGGACAAGTACGGCTGTAGCAAAACACACACTATGGCCGAGCTGGAACATATGTGTGACGTGTTTCGGCAATTTGGAGCGGAGCAACTCTGCAAACTCGACACTTTTAAGCTACATCGTGATAACGTCAATCGCTCGGTTATCGAAGACTGGCTTGACACTATCCCACAGCAGAATGCCGACTTGAAACTGGAATTCTTCGATGAACCCCCGGATAGATACATCGAAAATCTGGCTCAATTACTGACAGACACATTACGTGAAATGCCGGAAGAACACGATACCGGGACGCCGTTTCATGTAAGCACGGATGATATCAGACGGCAGACCCAATGGCGCAAAGAGAATAACTCGGCAGCCCCAAAGGTCCTGTTGGTTGACAATGACAACAAGCTGGTAGGAATATCCAATGTCTTTCTGAGTCTCACCAATCCGCGCGAGGTCTACCAGGCTATGACCGGTGTACGTAGTGACTATCGGCGGCGGGGACTGGCAAAATGGCTCAAGGCGGCGATGTTTACTGAAATGGAAAGACGCTATCCCAAATTTGAGAAACTAACCACAAACATGCGTGCCGTAAACGAACCCATCCGCAGAATAAACGCACAAATGGGTTACAAACTCGTCCATGAAGGGTTCGAGTTTACCCTACGACGTGAGCATTTGGAACAGTATCTATCGAAATCCGTATGA
- a CDS encoding class I SAM-dependent methyltransferase, with translation MTDYYKTKLAADRLRGVYEVAPPRVRQYLEAEIVHVMSRLHSSDTVLELGCGYGRVLKRLAKKVGNVVGIDNSLASLLAADDSINNSDNIELVCMDAVALGFADDSFDCIICIQNGISAFHVNPYELLKETVRVTKPGGRLLFSSYASDFWDDRLEWFRIQSEAGQLGEIDWDATGNGVIICKDGFHATTYNRDDFRRLMVGFDESYTLDVVDGSSLFCEIRLTER, from the coding sequence ATGACAGACTACTACAAAACCAAACTAGCGGCCGACCGACTGCGCGGCGTGTACGAAGTTGCCCCGCCTCGGGTACGCCAGTACCTCGAAGCTGAAATCGTTCACGTTATGTCGCGGCTACACTCCTCGGACACGGTGCTGGAGTTGGGATGCGGCTATGGACGTGTTCTGAAGCGGCTGGCAAAGAAAGTTGGTAATGTTGTCGGCATAGACAATTCTCTGGCTAGCCTTCTGGCGGCAGATGACTCGATCAACAATTCCGACAATATCGAACTCGTGTGCATGGATGCAGTAGCTCTGGGTTTTGCCGATGACTCCTTCGACTGTATTATCTGCATCCAAAATGGCATTTCTGCCTTCCATGTGAATCCGTATGAATTGCTCAAAGAAACGGTACGTGTGACTAAACCGGGAGGGCGTTTACTCTTCTCCAGTTACGCTTCAGATTTCTGGGATGATCGTCTGGAATGGTTCCGAATTCAATCGGAAGCTGGCCAGTTGGGTGAGATAGATTGGGATGCTACCGGAAACGGCGTGATCATTTGCAAAGACGGATTCCACGCGACAACATATAATCGGGATGATTTCAGGAGATTGATGGTCGGCTTTGACGAATCGTACACACTTGACGTTGTCGATGGATCAAGTCTTTTCTGCGAGATCAGACTGACGGAAAGATGA
- a CDS encoding DUF3524 domain-containing protein has translation MRILALEPFYDGSHRAFLDGWQSRSRHEWTVLGLPGYKWKWRMRHAAITFAEDVNQRLSNGEQWDVLFCSDMLNLAEFLGLVDPCLKKLPRVTYFHENQLTYPARHQQERDLQFALTNFTTALAATEVWFNSKFHQDSFLTGIRDFLRRMPDYQPVNLIDTIEAKSSVHCPGVDSFDPCGPRKPGPLRILWAARWEYDKSPESFFRAIELLDKRDANFRLSVIGPQFQQVPPVFEEARDLFSDVIDRWGYQQDRADYEAALMESDVFVSTAEHEFFGISAVEAIAAGAYPLLPNRLAYPELIDCDDPDEFFYDGSPSALAECLTTLAQRAASDNDIWQSQPDRARRSVGRFQWDEVTTGLDDAIEKVK, from the coding sequence ATGCGAATCCTGGCTCTTGAACCATTCTATGATGGAAGCCATCGAGCCTTCCTCGATGGCTGGCAATCGCGTAGTCGCCACGAGTGGACTGTTCTAGGTCTGCCCGGGTACAAATGGAAATGGCGCATGCGTCATGCCGCGATCACTTTCGCCGAAGATGTCAACCAGCGGTTGTCCAATGGTGAGCAATGGGATGTTCTGTTTTGTTCCGACATGCTCAACCTGGCTGAGTTCCTTGGGCTCGTCGATCCGTGCCTGAAGAAGCTGCCAAGGGTCACCTATTTCCACGAGAACCAATTGACCTATCCCGCACGGCATCAGCAGGAGCGCGATTTGCAATTTGCGCTGACCAATTTCACCACCGCTTTGGCAGCGACTGAAGTTTGGTTCAACTCGAAGTTTCATCAGGACTCGTTCCTGACCGGAATACGTGACTTCCTGCGCCGTATGCCGGATTACCAACCGGTTAATCTGATTGACACCATTGAGGCCAAGTCATCGGTCCATTGTCCGGGCGTTGACTCTTTCGATCCCTGTGGACCCAGAAAACCCGGACCTCTGCGTATTCTCTGGGCGGCTCGCTGGGAATACGACAAAAGTCCGGAGAGTTTTTTTAGGGCTATTGAATTACTCGACAAACGAGATGCTAACTTTAGGCTGAGTGTGATCGGTCCACAATTCCAGCAGGTACCACCTGTGTTTGAGGAGGCCAGGGATCTTTTCAGCGACGTTATTGATCGTTGGGGCTACCAGCAAGACCGTGCAGATTACGAAGCGGCCTTGATGGAATCGGATGTTTTCGTCTCGACCGCCGAGCATGAGTTCTTTGGCATTAGTGCTGTAGAGGCAATCGCCGCCGGAGCCTATCCGTTGTTGCCAAATCGTCTGGCATATCCAGAACTTATTGATTGCGATGACCCTGACGAATTTTTCTACGACGGATCACCATCTGCCCTTGCGGAGTGCTTGACTACCCTGGCGCAACGAGCCGCGTCGGATAATGACATCTGGCAAAGCCAGCCCGATCGAGCCCGCCGGAGCGTAGGCAGATTTCAATGGGATGAAGTAACGACAGGGTTAGATGATGCTATTGAGAAAGTGAAATGA
- a CDS encoding peptidoglycan DD-metalloendopeptidase family protein produces MKHLARSILVLSLVFFCAANVVALDWPVFPDSTVHRLGNNYGQFQCYGGSSCSPYMHSGIDIMVPPGTPVYAIKSGWVKAIITTSAELHWRVVVGDSAGTDTCLAYMYAHLTQYSITVTGLEVGDWVEEGTKLGEIVSFPYDFHHLHFSLIRFWGEQWRWETDWYYWEFAGNLLDELDGLYDPDPPVFDDVWPDQLLAFSDNLSKTYFSGDDSISGDVDIICRAYDYINDYDHKLIPYQLEYAIEGDSSITWTNSFCFTGSLGRYSEINDDVYVIFRNDDVCETYGDYDLRQYYFIMTNTDGDSTIELEDVPECWSTASFHNGDYMVRVRAHDRAGNSTEDSMIVTVSNYFSLSGTVTMSVGDDDLSSTLITVLSDGQSTTTDEFGDYTIDSVGGGSQMIEISRWGWETVDTVVMMAQNNQVDVVLNPGYCCLNRGNLDNIIGSGGPVDIADLTFLVSYLFLGGDAPWCTEEGNVDGITGEGGPIDIADLTYLVSYLFTGGPAPPACP; encoded by the coding sequence ATGAAACACCTTGCACGGTCGATTCTTGTTCTGAGTCTAGTGTTCTTTTGTGCTGCTAACGTCGTTGCACTCGATTGGCCGGTATTCCCCGACAGCACTGTTCACCGCCTCGGGAATAACTATGGTCAGTTCCAGTGTTATGGAGGGTCGAGTTGCTCCCCATATATGCATTCGGGTATTGATATCATGGTGCCGCCCGGGACGCCGGTGTATGCGATCAAGTCGGGCTGGGTTAAGGCTATAATCACCACCTCGGCGGAGTTGCACTGGCGAGTTGTTGTCGGAGATTCGGCCGGGACTGATACGTGCCTGGCTTACATGTATGCCCACCTCACCCAATACAGTATTACTGTCACCGGTTTGGAAGTTGGGGATTGGGTCGAAGAAGGTACCAAGCTGGGCGAGATCGTTTCGTTTCCGTATGACTTTCATCACCTTCATTTTTCGCTGATCCGTTTTTGGGGGGAACAATGGAGATGGGAAACTGATTGGTATTACTGGGAGTTCGCCGGCAACCTTTTGGATGAACTTGACGGTCTCTATGATCCCGATCCACCGGTTTTCGACGATGTTTGGCCGGATCAATTACTGGCCTTCAGTGACAATCTGTCGAAGACCTATTTTTCCGGAGACGACTCGATCAGCGGCGATGTCGATATTATCTGCCGAGCCTACGACTACATCAATGACTATGACCATAAGCTCATTCCATATCAACTGGAATATGCTATCGAGGGTGATTCATCTATTACATGGACAAATTCATTTTGTTTCACTGGCTCGCTCGGTCGCTACTCGGAGATTAATGATGATGTGTATGTTATCTTTCGCAACGATGATGTGTGCGAAACGTATGGCGATTACGACCTTCGCCAATACTATTTTATTATGACCAACACTGATGGCGACTCGACGATTGAGCTTGAGGACGTTCCTGAGTGTTGGTCGACAGCATCATTCCACAACGGCGACTATATGGTGCGCGTGCGAGCTCATGATAGAGCCGGTAATTCGACCGAAGATTCAATGATCGTAACTGTAAGCAACTACTTCTCCCTCTCAGGCACTGTGACCATGTCAGTTGGGGATGACGATCTGTCCAGTACACTAATCACTGTCTTGTCTGACGGCCAATCCACAACCACCGATGAATTTGGCGACTATACCATTGATTCTGTCGGGGGCGGTAGCCAAATGATCGAAATCAGCCGTTGGGGATGGGAGACGGTTGACACAGTTGTAATGATGGCACAGAATAATCAGGTCGATGTTGTGCTGAACCCGGGATACTGCTGTCTAAATCGTGGCAATCTCGATAACATCATTGGTTCCGGAGGACCTGTGGATATCGCTGATCTCACTTTTCTTGTGTCCTACCTGTTCCTGGGTGGAGACGCTCCGTGGTGTACGGAAGAAGGAAATGTTGATGGCATAACAGGTGAGGGAGGTCCAATAGATATTGCTGACCTGACCTATCTGGTTTCGTACTTGTTCACTGGTGGTCCTGCCCCGCCGGCGTGCCCATAA